Proteins from a genomic interval of Spea bombifrons isolate aSpeBom1 chromosome 4, aSpeBom1.2.pri, whole genome shotgun sequence:
- the PEX26 gene encoding peroxisome assembly protein 26, giving the protein MAVTENVSSCSLSAMWEWSHWSHSGTPPAVSLLDGAADLLVLERNFSGALELCERGLQIITAEAADTRCEQVKASLCVVGIQALAELERWREVLPWVVQYYRSPQEIPHSVMEMCLLLYSRVKEPRVMVDLSRTWLSERSNRRQPGYTRVAELHVLRVLLPLGLLSEAEDLAKDPGVFAPQQQTLALNAITEYRRRWDQEGDRAKSEVAHDEQAASETERGTGNSKAAILSIARLLYGSLSLAARRICRVPFRRVILAFLLIAVILLRLDPASPISHGPVFRLLLLIREGVSGIFQSSSSPGTKKH; this is encoded by the exons ATGGCGGTGACGGAGAACGTGTCAAGCTGTTCGCTGAGTGCGATGTGGGAGTGGTCACACTGGTCCCATTCTGGAACCCCTCCGGCCGTGTCCCTGTTGGACGGAGCCGCCGACCTCCTGGTTCTAGAGAGGAATTTTTCCGGTGCCCTCGAACTTTGTGAGAGGGGCTTACAAATCATAACAGCCGAGGCTGCAGATACAAG ATGCGAGCAGGTAAAAGCCTCTCTCTGCGTTGTCGGGATTCAGGCTCTTGCGGAGCTGGAGCGATGGAGGGAAGTTCTGCCCTGGGTTGTCCAATATTACAGAAGCCCCCAGGAGATACCTCACAGTGTGATGGAAATGTG CCTCCTGCTGTACAGCCGGGTGAAGGAGCCGCGTGTGATGGTGGATCTGAGCAGGACCTGGCTGAGCGAGAGGTCAAACCGGCGGCAGCCCGGGTACACGCGTGTCGCCGAGCTCCACGTCTTGCGTGTTCTGCTTCCGCTTGGGCTGCTCTCGGAGGCCGAGGATCTGGCTAAGGACCCCGGCGTGTTCGCTCCGCAGCAGCAGACGCTGGCTCTTAACGCGATAACCGAGTACAGGAGGCGTTGGGACCAAGAGGGCGACCGGGCAAAGTCCGAAGTCGCGCACGATGAGCAGGCGGCATCGGAGACCGAGAGGGGCACTG GTAACTCCAAAGCAGCGATCCTGAGCATAGCGCGTCTGCTGTACGGCTCCCTGAGTTTGGCCGCGAGACGTATTTGCAGAGTGCCTTTCAGGCGGGTTATTCTAGCCTTCCTCCTGATCGCTGTCATCTTACTGCGATTGGATCCAG CTTCCCCCATATCCCATGGGCCGGTGTTTCGTCTTCTTCTGCTGATCAGGGAAGGAGTCTCCGGTATTTTCCAAAGCTCGTCCAGCCCTGGAACGAAGAAACATTAA